The nucleotide window AGTGCTTTATAACAAAGATTCCTTCATTAAAATCTGTTCAAGTTTTACAATTGCAAGCTGTAAAAGTTCTATGATCTTTAACCGTTTAAATGCTGAAATTAATACCAAATGTGATTACTACATAGATTTTCATCATGCTTATTTGATGAAAATATATTGGTTTTTTTTGGGGGAATAAGAAATTCAGTAGATTTTGTATATTAATTAAAGAATTATTAAGCTTTATTGTTTTCAGTTATGATGTGTTATGTCTAATAAACCTAATATGACTAGAATCATTTCTTATCCCAGCCGGAATTCCAGCCGCCATGACCTCCACCGTAGCCACCGCCACCATAGCCACCACCTCCGTAACCACCACCTCCGTAGCCGCCACCACCGTGGGAAGTAGTAGTAATAACTTTGTACACACTGACATGACCACCACCATGGCTACCACCGTAGCCTCCACCACTATAGCCTCCACCACCATAGCTACCACCACCATAGCCGCCTCCATAGCCGCCTCCATAGCTGCCTCCATAACCAGCACCACCTAATAATCCCAGAAAACCGGCATTAGCTGTGGCCAAAAGGCTAGCAACAGCCAAAAGTACAATGAAAacctaaaaatgtaaatttattaaaggaaAACCATTAACAACTTCTATTCATCacttctcaatattaatttatttttgtaatttgaaaacttccttccaTCCAAGTCTTACCTTCATTGTGATTTTAGTATTGTTCTTATTTCGTAACTAATTATTGAAACAGCTCTGTATATTGCTTTTATACTTtactttttgtttcttatttataaTAGATGTAGTAAAAGtcttgtatttatttcaataaaggTCTTCctcaattttaattgaatttttagttcAATTGGTCATATCTACTGCAACAATTAGAAAGAGTTATCTTTGATTTGCATTATACTTAATCTTCGtataaaaccggtttttgtttattcaattttattaaattatataataagCTTTTGGCAAATCAAAAATcaacataataaaaaataaacataaaataatgacggtttttagttgtatttttaatgaaacataTTCGTCAATCAAAGCTCGGCTTGTGCATTTGAtatcagttttaaatatttatttcaaatcttTTAATTAAATGAAGTTTATAGCATAATTTTGGGATGATGAGTAAAGTTGGTGATTTATGCGATTTTATGGTAATAGAAGTAAGCTCGAGTATTGAAGCTTGAgggaatttgtaaaatataatctCAAATATTCTGCAGCTGTGCTTATCTGAAATTTCATGTCAATTGGATCAGCCGGTTAGAAATCTTAgacttatttccaaaatataatgATTTCGTAACACTGTGCAGTGCAATTTATACAATaactgcacgcagagaaaaaatataattgggcatggttactgtaaccatttatatagtgttacaagttttttaacaatattatagtcacagtaaccatttacatgattgtggtaaccataatatggttaatttacgattcacatgattgtctcaaccatatatatggttacagtaaacatatatatgtttgtggcaaccatatttatgatgaataattttatcataatatgttgttctcagattatgataagccttaagccgagagcaccataatatgataagtccttcatcatataaatgattgtcacaaacatatatatgtttactgtaaccatatatatatgctTGATACAATCAtttgaatcgtaaattaaccatattatggttaccacaatcatgtaaatggttactgtgactataatatagttaaaaaacttgtaacaacattgaaatggttacagtaaccatgcccaactatattttttctctgcgtgtatatttACTTTGATATAAAGTACGATTATTAGAAATTGTTTGCATTTCCACacatcatttttatttaaatctttagctatttaagttatttgcaattatttgtttgtgtattaAGCTGCTctataaacaacaaaattgtttaacttaaaTTCCGGTATACCCATTGTGGTGCAGAATTTAACCAGTTTTCTAGCCACAGTAAATATAATACTACCGGTGCAGCCCAAATCATTAAAAAGTTGTCAAGTTATTgatacacaaatatttattatttaataaaataaatttttccatacttgtttttgttattttatttataaaactttaatagtagggaaaacagttttaaatataaacagaaTCAATTAAGAATGTTCGGTTAAAACCGATCAAATTTTAGCCTACACCAAAGAGATTTGCAATTTCTTATAtgagggatttcatgtcaagtgaaccaatttttaaaatcgatgtcttccgatcggcatgaaatttTGCACCAACGTTAGACCTAATGGATAGTAATTCAAACacaaaagggcccattttgaaaaaaaaaagtcaaaaaagtttttgatttcgaatgaattttacttttttgtttgatatacataaaattgagtagttaatagtattctttcgattgattgaattttaaaaactttttccccatgctatttgcaaattttcatatatataattcgtttcaatcggctcagtagtttcggagttataataacaaattggagcaaaaaaatattttttttacgtgataatagcaaattttttgtttaaaaaaaaaattatgaaaaatcgaaaacggcagaaattgtttagatgtattactttatcgcaaagctacatataataggaacaaaatgagatatcgacaataaaaattgatggattattgtcgaatttattcataattaagtgaattcgctcattttaagaaaattgtatgtgcttataATCGTCAATTTTGAGTGTAAATTATAcgtgtgttttatttttgttaaaatttttgttactataattgtgaataaattcgaaaataatccatcggtttttatggtcgatatctcattaaagaaattcaataatattttgagaaaattcaTTAATATCCATTCAATGCTTCAACAACATGTGAATCAATGATTTAGCGATCTATGAATGTATGACCTTGAAGATTATAGCTGTGGTTTTGCTGCTAATTAGAGAAATATTTCTAACAAATTTATCGGTTcctgtttcttatttttttttaaagaaaaatatcaaaaaaagaaTAAAGATATGCAATTTTTATGTTAATTAGATAATGATTTAGCTTTATTGGTTTTAATTATCGTCTGTCTTATTTTAAATCTACTAAAACTAGTTTAACTAGAAGTGTTTACCAGCCGCCGTGGCCGCCACCACCACTCCAGCCACCATGACCGCCACCGCCGTAGCCGCCACTGCCGTAGCTGCCACCGCCATAGCCGCCACCACCACCAGAAGTTGTGATGACTTTGTAAACATCAACATGACCACCATGGCCGCCACCTCCGTAACCGCCACCGCCGTAGCCTCCATGGCCACCACTATATCCACCACCGCTATGGCCGCCACCATAACCACCACCGCCATAGCCGCCACCACCGTAGCCGCCACCGCCGTAGCCTCCATGACCGCCACCGCTGTAGCCTCCATGACCGCCACCGCCGTAGCCGCCACCACCGTGGGAAGTAGTAGttataattttgtaaacatCGACATGACCACCACCGCCATGGCCGCCACCACCGTAGCCGCCACCTCCGTAGCCGCCACCACCGTAaccgccaccaccaccaccgtagccgccaccaccaccaccgTGGCCGCCATAACCATAGCTGCTGGCATAACCGCCACTGCCGCCACCACCGTAGCCGCCACCACCACCTCCTTTAAGGCCACCTAATAATCCCAATAAGCCAGCATTAGCTGTGGCCAAAAGGCTGGCAACAGCCAAAACAGCAACGAAAGCCtaaaagttaattaaaaacatacaaattattaaattatccgaaacactttttatttttttatttttttgtatttcaaacaCTTCCGAATCTTACCCTCATTATGATTCTAGTTTTGTTctaatttcaaaactaattttgaaataagtCGTGTATATTGCTTTTATACTATTGTTTCTTTTTAGcctttagattttatttaaacttgtgTTTCAAAAATGTTCTTCCTCAATTTTAACAGGAATTATTCATCAACCACAACAATTTGAGAGACTTGTTGTCTTCGTCATCTTCTTTAATTCGCactcaaaactaaatttagAACCAGTTTTAGCGAACTCagtgttaaaaaagttttatattagattgtttttattttatttttggtagaTTTGTCCAAAAGAAAGAGACGAAAATtggcataaaaaaaatttgaaaataattgctgtttttagttttttttttatttatttataatattaacttATTAGATATTCCAAGCGCAACTTgatattaacaatttaattagtttaaattgttttattattttcaataaacttAAAGAGTAGCATATGTTTAGGATGTTGTTGAATTGTTTAAGCGATTTTTAAGGTATTCGtagtgatttttatgttttgatgcttgagtacataaatataaaaaataatggagGCGAAACGAGTTAATAAAGGTTAGTGAATTGTacacaaatatattaaaaataatgttatgaaattattatgaattaaaGTAACACAAATTTCAATTCTCTGGCAATTGGAATTTATAGAAAtggaatttatagaaaaatgttgttattgcatttcaaacaaaaaatttcctaaaataatactactctgtatgctatgtttattgtgttttcgtaaccaaccagcagagaccagCGCCTAACgcctaaaggtagggtcacacatggcaaatatttgctcaaaaaagcgttaccacttttttagtacaaatttgtttgacgtgtttactcttacaagtttactctatcaaataaaataaaactattttttttgttttgaatcatcctaagtaaattaagtttttgaaataaatacaagaattcaaatttattttatttagtggttacgtctttttcgtcaaatatttgtcatgtgtgactagagatgctaatcgggactgatttttaaaaatcccggcgatcaggatttggtaaagaattttcgggaaatctaaaatcctgaaaattataagaaagaaacgtacataattatgtctttacaattgaaagtaatttttttatttagcaattagtttttattagacactaaaatgcaaactattgcatctatggtttcgtctgccattctggaacgaattttgtttccgacatatgctgctgccgaaaaacatctttcatattggcaaaaccgtttgcaaatacttataagaaatctgcaagtattttcctcttgtaaagtgatctatttcttttgcaagttatttgggttttttacatttattaataatatcttttagcctttgagcaatcgaaatattttcattttgttcgagctcctcatcggagataaaatcaatttcatttgaagagaatttaaattgaattttgttagataacttacaaaaaaatgtgaagaatgtGATTTTCCCGAGcctaggaaaaccaaaaataccgctttcctttattaactatgttgtagcaggaattgaactttgcgatattcgggcatgtagaatgtcaaaatgcataaaaaaagcacacaaaaatgacaatttcccctatttatttatgaaaaatgggatttggaaaatcccgaaatcccggggtttaaaattaaaaaataccggGCTTCATGGCTTAAGAAAttccgaaaaccccgggattttcgggaccgagattccccgtttggcatctctatatctgaccctaccttaagagtcggttaagtcGAGGCgtcgagtcgtgaaatattaggacattatgacaatatgattgataagagaccttgtgaatttacCATATGTATTTTGTGTTCAATGGTACCTTGATACACCCGATACTCATTTGATACTCTCGAAATATCTTCAGTGTTCATAatgttcataattttgaaattccaagtatattttgttaattccGAAATATTCATCTAAGGAACAGAATTATCTTTGAAAACTTCTCTTGCTTTTGTAATACAATCAGAATATGCTAGTATTTTTACCTCGACTGgcattatatacataaatactatttaacaaaatattttctaatttaaatctatctatataaataaaaatcaaatgatgttcgttggtaattgcatcagtagagactGGCGGActaatttagacaaatttttttaaaattttggtcaTAGCcgaacttaggtttttacggaatgaaaaattgaccacgcccacttttttggatttatctaaaatcagaaaacagctACATCGATTtgtctaattttttgtttaaattatcatagtaatccaatttgtGTTTTTACCGAAAGCAAAATTGACCACGCAGGACGCCTGGACAGATTTTACTGatctttttttaatgttcgcaatacatacattttaatgtTCGAActacaaatcgattttttatataaaaactcaaaatatctaaattcgctaataacttgcccaATAAGCGTCTAaccaagaaaaagagctcgatctgtgaccaatatatctgaccaaaaatctatattttatataacaacacaaaatatctaaattcgctaataacttggccaataagcatttaatcaagaaaagcagttcgatctgtgatcacgcatatttctgaccaaaattcaattttttatacaaaaactcaaaatatctaaattcgcttataactAGGCCAATTAGCgtgtaatcaagaaaaggagctcgatctctgAACAtccatatttctggccaaaaatcgattttttatctaaaaactcaaaa belongs to Calliphora vicina chromosome 4, idCalVici1.1, whole genome shotgun sequence and includes:
- the LOC135957671 gene encoding ctenidin-3-like, with amino-acid sequence MRAFVAVLAVASLLATANAGLLGLLGGLKGGGGGGYGGGGSGGYASSYGYGGHGGGGGGYGGGGGGYGGGGYGGGGYGGGGHGGGGHVDVYKIITTTSHGGGGYGGGGHGGYSGGGHGGYGGGGYGGGGYGGGGYGGGHSGGGYSGGHGGYGGGGYGGGGHGGHVDVYKVITTSGGGGGYGGGSYGSGGYGGGGHGGWSGGGGHGGW
- the LOC135958383 gene encoding peroxisomal membrane protein PEX13-like: MKVFIVLLAVASLLATANAGFLGLLGGAGYGGSYGGGYGGGYGGGSYGGGGYSGGGYGGSHGGGHVSVYKVITTTSHGGGGYGGGGYGGGGYGGGGYGGGHGGWNSGWDKK